One genomic window of Thermorudis peleae includes the following:
- a CDS encoding ABC transporter permease, giving the protein MSNLLTISLAAAAVFAIAALGELLEQRAGILNVGLEGVMLLSGTFGFIVAKTTGHYLWGFLVALAIGALVGLIHGFFSITLGSNQVVNGMAIWIFGFGLTTYVGYPYTGPLGLKQFPNLLGLPPFFILALVLAGAIWFLLYRTHIGLQLRSVGENPAVAESSGIAVIRLRYLAAVLAGALVGLAGGVYSLIYNPVWSYNYLQGWGFIALALVFFSLWNPLLVLLGAVLFGVLWQLSLYPELLFPNFFSRYLWRAVPFLITVVVFVVMSTRWFSLRWGAAKPHALGLPYQRES; this is encoded by the coding sequence GTGTCGAATCTCCTCACCATTAGTCTGGCAGCTGCTGCTGTCTTTGCCATCGCTGCCCTTGGCGAATTACTCGAGCAGCGTGCTGGAATCTTGAACGTCGGATTAGAAGGCGTCATGTTGCTCAGTGGGACGTTTGGTTTCATTGTCGCGAAAACGACTGGTCACTACCTGTGGGGATTCTTGGTTGCCCTCGCGATCGGAGCACTGGTCGGTCTCATCCATGGCTTTTTCTCCATCACCCTTGGAAGCAATCAGGTTGTAAATGGCATGGCAATCTGGATCTTTGGCTTTGGACTAACCACCTATGTTGGGTATCCCTATACCGGCCCCCTTGGCTTGAAGCAGTTTCCAAATCTTTTGGGCCTTCCGCCGTTTTTCATCCTTGCCCTTGTCCTTGCGGGGGCAATTTGGTTCTTACTCTACCGCACGCATATTGGGTTACAGCTGCGATCGGTGGGTGAGAATCCTGCTGTGGCCGAGTCGAGCGGCATTGCAGTCATTCGGCTGCGCTACCTCGCAGCTGTACTCGCTGGCGCGTTGGTTGGGCTTGCTGGCGGCGTGTATTCTTTGATCTATAACCCAGTATGGAGTTACAACTACCTGCAAGGCTGGGGGTTCATTGCCCTGGCGCTTGTCTTCTTTTCGCTCTGGAATCCCTTGCTGGTGCTACTTGGCGCTGTGCTCTTTGGAGTTCTTTGGCAACTCTCCCTTTATCCTGAACTGCTCTTCCCCAATTTCTTTTCGCGCTATCTCTGGCGAGCGGTACCGTTTCTGATCACGGTTGTTGTCTTTGTCGTCATGTCAACACGTTGGTTTAGCCTGCGCTGGGGTGCAGCCAAGCCACACGCGCTTGGGCTGCCGTATCAACGAGAGAGCTAG
- a CDS encoding ABC transporter permease gives MRVNVGNTTIRIERRSTLRWWQSAVASVLAVVVSLVLVGFAFLHVGASPVAVYREIIQYAFLSQYGLPQTINRAVFILLCAYAFIVPIRAGLWNIGMPGQVYAGMLAAFSVAYAFGAKTSVNAPIPGVIVIPLMVLGAMAGGALYGAIPGLLRGKLQVNEIVTTMMLNSVMLWLVAHMIREGGPFMGRTAEGEGFSLPLAARMPQLWNLPLTVYATLVLAVFLSIVLAKTTIGYQIRAFGASPAAARYAGIREGFLCTFVFLLGGLFAGFAGYHYFAAVPGVYKIPKSYNDFGDFSFYGLITGLIAQNNPIAAIPVALLFGGVASGARFMQGKLRLAFGIDYALLGVLMLVIVAFQALAHYRLALEHRVPAAVPQREIGESRVESPHH, from the coding sequence ATGAGGGTAAACGTTGGAAATACCACCATACGGATTGAGCGACGGTCAACACTGCGATGGTGGCAATCAGCCGTGGCTTCTGTGCTTGCAGTCGTTGTCTCGCTCGTGCTTGTTGGCTTCGCCTTTCTCCATGTTGGGGCGAGTCCAGTGGCTGTTTATCGTGAGATTATTCAGTATGCGTTCCTGAGCCAGTACGGGTTGCCTCAGACGATCAACCGCGCCGTCTTTATCTTGCTCTGTGCCTATGCCTTTATCGTGCCAATTCGTGCTGGCCTCTGGAATATCGGCATGCCCGGCCAAGTCTATGCTGGGATGCTGGCGGCATTTAGCGTCGCGTATGCGTTTGGCGCAAAAACCTCGGTGAATGCGCCGATCCCAGGGGTGATCGTTATCCCGCTGATGGTTCTTGGTGCGATGGCTGGCGGAGCACTGTACGGCGCAATTCCGGGCTTGCTCCGTGGCAAGCTCCAGGTCAACGAAATTGTCACAACGATGATGTTGAACTCGGTTATGCTCTGGCTGGTCGCGCACATGATTCGTGAGGGTGGACCCTTCATGGGGCGAACGGCGGAAGGCGAAGGCTTCAGCTTGCCACTCGCAGCGCGCATGCCACAGCTTTGGAATTTGCCACTCACGGTCTACGCGACGTTGGTACTAGCCGTTTTCCTGTCTATTGTTTTAGCGAAAACAACAATTGGGTACCAGATTCGCGCGTTTGGTGCCAGTCCAGCTGCCGCACGCTATGCTGGGATACGTGAGGGGTTTTTGTGCACATTCGTGTTCTTGCTTGGTGGCCTGTTTGCGGGCTTTGCGGGATATCACTATTTTGCCGCGGTGCCTGGTGTCTATAAGATTCCCAAGAGCTACAACGATTTCGGCGACTTCAGTTTCTACGGGCTTATTACCGGCTTGATTGCACAGAACAACCCGATTGCTGCGATACCAGTCGCCTTGCTTTTCGGCGGCGTTGCGAGTGGGGCACGCTTCATGCAAGGCAAGCTGCGTCTAGCGTTCGGTATTGACTATGCGCTGCTTGGCGTTCTCATGCTTGTGATAGTGGCGTTTCAGGCGTTAGCCCACTATCGGCTTGCTCTTGAACATCGTGTGCCTGCAGCAGTACCCCAGCGTGAGATTGGAGAGAGCCGTGTCGAATCTCCTCACCATTAG
- a CDS encoding carbohydrate ABC transporter permease produces the protein MSAVQVAEHQQSNVRSPHRSRLGRDWQLGYALLLPAVVVVLGLIAYPLGYAVWLSLQDIKVGGQGHFIGFANYVRILFDRQSQIHGLFWNSVKVTFLYTGGALIGKFIIGMVSALILNAEIRARRFWRTLLFVPWAIPAVVSAFSWKWIYNDVNGVLNTILLRLGLIKDPILFLSDPRLALWSVLIAVIWQGAPFWIMTFLAGLQAIPRELYEAAQIDGATSAQTFWRITLPNLMPVIIVTTMLSAIWTSNAIQYVYVLTNGGPANVTETFPILAYHQGMQAYDLGIAATIPLLFFPLFAVMIYFLTRRMLQQEER, from the coding sequence ATGTCAGCAGTGCAGGTGGCGGAGCATCAGCAAAGCAACGTACGGTCTCCTCATCGTTCTCGGCTTGGACGAGACTGGCAGCTTGGATACGCGCTGCTCTTGCCGGCCGTTGTGGTTGTCCTTGGGCTCATCGCCTATCCACTAGGCTATGCTGTGTGGCTGAGCTTACAGGATATTAAGGTTGGCGGACAGGGCCACTTTATTGGTTTTGCCAACTATGTGCGCATCCTCTTTGATCGACAAAGCCAAATTCATGGATTATTTTGGAATAGTGTTAAGGTGACGTTCCTCTATACTGGTGGAGCTCTTATAGGAAAATTCATCATTGGAATGGTGAGTGCATTAATTCTTAACGCAGAAATTCGTGCACGACGGTTTTGGCGGACCCTGCTCTTTGTTCCCTGGGCTATTCCTGCGGTCGTCAGTGCATTTTCCTGGAAGTGGATCTACAACGATGTTAATGGCGTTCTTAATACGATTTTGCTACGGCTGGGGTTGATCAAGGATCCCATTCTCTTCCTATCAGATCCGCGACTCGCGCTCTGGTCTGTCCTTATTGCAGTTATTTGGCAAGGTGCGCCGTTTTGGATCATGACGTTTCTGGCTGGGCTACAGGCAATCCCGCGCGAGCTCTATGAAGCAGCCCAGATTGACGGGGCAACCTCAGCCCAGACCTTCTGGCGTATCACTTTGCCCAACCTCATGCCAGTCATCATTGTCACGACGATGCTCTCAGCAATTTGGACGTCGAACGCGATTCAATATGTCTATGTATTGACGAATGGCGGGCCAGCGAACGTCACGGAGACTTTTCCCATTTTGGCCTATCACCAAGGGATGCAGGCCTATGATCTTGGCATTGCAGCGACAATTCCTCTGCTCTTTTTCCCGCTTTTTGCTGTCATGATTTACTTTTTGACTCGACGTATGCTCCAGCAGGAGGAACGGTGA